Below is a window of Candidatus Bathyarchaeota archaeon DNA.
GATCCTCGATCTCTGCTGCTGGTGCATTTGTCTTGACAGATTCTATTCCATTCATACATGCATCCTTTGTAGTATAGGCTTCACTTGCAGCGATTATCTCACCATTAGGTGCTACTAGTCTGAATCGAAATTGTCCGCTTGCGTCTTTAAAAACTT
It encodes the following:
- a CDS encoding YegP family protein; translation: MPAKFEVFKDASGQFRFRLVAPNGEIIAASEAYTTKDACMNGIESVKTNAPAAEIEDQTA